In Papaver somniferum cultivar HN1 chromosome 1, ASM357369v1, whole genome shotgun sequence, a genomic segment contains:
- the LOC113333353 gene encoding uclacyanin-3-like, whose product MLTLRTLMSLAITAMFIQSAIGAIHKVGGPDGEWDQVTDLPTWAKGQTFKVGDTLDFIYGAQHNVFEVKDKKAYDACDTSDAISSDDSGKTPITLSYVGKRFFICGASDHCAQGMKVTINTVSSTTPSTPALSPPKSTPSADSPPVSQGTTSEPPPAPKPTAPNAGNGGYEVNFATVLGFGFMTLLCL is encoded by the exons ATGTTGACCTTGAGAACTCTAATGAGCTTGGCTATTACGGCCATGTTCATTCAGTCAGCAATCGGAGCCATCCATAAAGTAGGAGGTCCCGACGGTGAGTGGGATCAAGTCACCGACTTACCCACATGGGCAAAGGGTCAAACATTTAAAGTTGGCGATACTCTTG ACTTCATATATGGCGCGCAACACAATGTATTCGAAGTTAAAGATAAGAAGGCTTACGATGCATGTGATACAAGCGACGCGATCTCGTCTGATGATAGTGGTAAAACACCAATAACTCTTTCTTATGTAGGAAAGAGATTCTTCATTTGTGGAGCCTCGGACCATTGTGCCCAGGGAATGAAGGTTACAATTAACACCGTTAGTTCCACTACCCCATCAACTCCAGCCTTATCTCCACCAAAATCTACTCCATCCGCCGATTCTCCTCCAGTTTCCCAGGGTACTACATCCGAACCACCACCTGCTCCTAAACCAACCGCACCAAATGCTGGTAACGGGGGTTATGAGGTGAATTTTGCAACGGTGCTTGGATTCGGATTCATGACTCTTCTGTGTCTCTAA
- the LOC113333361 gene encoding uclacyanin-3-like, with amino-acid sequence MWNLRCLMNLAVTAMFIKYAFGASHTVGAPGGGWDQTTNLDAWTKGKTLKVGDTLVFQYAAPHSVFEVPEADYKTCNGNNPISSDTSGNTVITLSFAGKRFFICGITSHCSQGMKLEVEIVESTPSSPPPKPKTPSPTTPSPATPSPPPPATPSPPPPSPKTPSPPPIKSPPKATSPPTTPAKSPPKPTTAPSTPATPATPPKSQAGSPSEAPASSPTQTTTTGTNSNSGNRGHKEVKFAMVIGFGVTILVSL; translated from the exons ATGTGGAACTTGAGATGTCTAATGAACTTGGCTGTCACAGCCATGTTCATCAAGTATGCATTCGGAGCAAGTCACACAGTAGGAGCTCCTGGAGGCGGTTGGGACCAAACGACCAACTTGGACGCATGGACAAAGGGTAAAACGCTTAAAGTTGGCGATACTCTTG TCTTCCAATATGCAGCACCTCACAGCGTATTTGAAGTTCCGGAGGCCGACTATAAGACATGTAACGGGAACAACCCAATCTCATCTGATACGAGCGGTAACACAGTAATCACTCTCTCTTTTGCGGGAAAGAGGTTCTTTATTTGTGGAATTACAAGCCATTGCAGCCAAGGAATGAAGCTCGAAGTTGAGATTGTTGAATCTACTCCATCGTCGCCACCACCTAAGCCAAAAACACCTTCGCCAACAACACCTTCACCAGCAACACCTTCCCCACCTCCTCCAGCAACACCTTCCCCACCTCCTCCTTCGCCAAAAACACCTTCCCCACCTCCAATCAAGTCTCCACCAAAAGCAACCTCACCACCAACAACTCCTGCCAAGTCTCCACCAAAACCCACTACTGCCCCATCAACACCTGCAACCCCGGCAACACCTCCAAAATCACAAGCTGGTAGTCCATCTGAAGCACCTGCCAGTTCTCCTACCCAAACTACTACAACAGGAACAAACTCGAACTCTGGCAACAGAGGTCATAAAGAGGTGAAATTTGCAATGGTGATTGGATTCGGGGTAACAATTCTTGTGTCCCTTTAA
- the LOC113304136 gene encoding transcription factor ILR3-like gives MVSPENSNWFTVLDYASFDDISVPGGDFPAPTTEVPWTSQTLNVSNPSVSLDFDGSFGDSDVFKETGSRKRVRSETSSTSGSKACREKMRRDRLNERFLELGSILDPGRPPKMDKAAILSDAVRMVTQLRSESQKLKESNENLQEKLKDLKVEKNELRDEKQRLKTEKEKLEQQVKDVSTQPSFIPHPAAMPAGMPAAFAAQSQAAGNKMMPFMGYQGVAMPMWQFMPAAARDTSQDHVLRPPVA, from the exons ATGGTGTCTCCTGAGAACTCAAATTGGTTCACGGTCTTGGATTATGCTTCGTTCGATGACATTTCAGTTCCCGGAGGCGATTTTCCGGCACCGACTACTGAAGTTCCTTGGACTTCTCAGACCTTAAATGTCTCCAACCCTAGTGTCAG TTTGGATTTTGATGGCTCCTTTGGAGATTCGGATGTTTTTAAAGAAACAGGCTCGCGGAAAAG AGTGAGGTCAGAAACAAGCAGTACATCTGGTTCAAAAGCATGTAGGGAGAAAATGCGGAGGGATAGGCTAAATGAAAG ATTCCTAGAGTTGGGTTCTATTCTGGACCCTGGAAGGCCCCCCAAGATGGATAAAGCTGCCATATTGAGTGACGCTGTTCGAATGGTGACTCAGTTGCGTAGTGAATCGCAGAAGCTTAAGGAGTCAAATGAGAATCttcaagaaaaactaaaagaTTTGAAG GTTGAGAAGAATGAGCTTCGGGATGAGAAACAGAGGTTGAAAACAGAGAAAGAGAAGCTAGAACAGCAAGTTAAAGACGTGAGCACCCAACCTAGTTTCATCCCTCATCCTGCTGCAATGCCTGCTGGAATGCCTGCAGCATTTGCCGCTCAAAGCCAAGCTGCTGGCAACAAAATGATGCCATTCATGGGCTACCAGGGTGTTGCCATGCCCATGTGGCAATTTATGCCAGCTGCTGCTCGTGATACGTCACAGGATCATGTTCTTCGACCCCCAGTTGCTTAA